The following DNA comes from Brassica oleracea var. oleracea cultivar TO1000 chromosome C5, BOL, whole genome shotgun sequence.
ATTTATATTTGGTTGTGTGTCTCTTGTTTCTGATACTGTGTGATTGAGTTGTTGTGTACTTTAGAGAATGTTCGTTCTTGTAAAACATCGAGACACTTGTTTTCTTTTGCTATTAATGCAGAGCACACGTATTTCGCTTGTTGTTTAACCTCGCAGACATAAGAAGAAACAAAAATTGGTTACCTCTCACCAGACTTTGGTTTAGTTAAGATTGTAGTGTTTAATTCGGTCGGAGCAATCTATCTATTCGTAGGATTCCGACTCTGAAGCCCAATCTAAATACTTGTGTCAATTTTGGGCTTTGTTAAAATCTATTTATTTTTCTGTGCATCTGCATGCACAACGTGGGCAATTGCTATAGAATTCAGCTGAATTAAATAGGCCCAAAATTAACAATTTTATGAATACTTATGGGTTGTGTTCCTTTTGATGTTGTATACTTATGGTTGCACAATAAGTCATTAACAATCAATAATTGTATATCGTTATACGTCATATAATGAATGATAATAGAGAAAATGTGGTTATGTGTATATGTGTGTGGACCGTGACGTTTCTATAATTGTAGCTTGAGAAGATAGTAAAATACAAACGAAGCAAGCAACTCTCTTGGTCACGGGCATTTTGTCCTTTAACTCTATTTTGATGAATTTTCTCAATTTTCATATTAACTATGTTAAGGTCTAATTTATATATCTATTATTTTTTCCACAGTAGAAATTCTGGTGAAACGTATATTATAAAACATAGCTCACGTGAAGTAAAACTATTTGGAGTTTGCTGAATTTTATCCATAATCCATATATATGCATGAATGGAAGGATTCGGGTAAGATGTATCTAGTTGTAATTAGAATGAAAACTGATAGCTTATAGTGACAATGTAGGTTAGTATTTTGTGGAACCTACGTTTTTGAGATTTGAAAACATTCAGAATTAATTATTTAAGAATATCAAAAGACAATCATAAATATGAGCAAAAATATAAGCAAACTATATACTATGGTTTAAGTAACTTGGTGGTCACTCATGAGAATAACGAATCAATATACAACAATTTATAGATTCTTAAGATTATCAAGAATAAATGAAGAAATATTATTTTATCGTCTATGTACATGTACTTAAGTTAGGCATTAGAAGAAAAAAAAGATAGGCAGAATACTTCAATCGTTTCATTAAGAAAAGACTTGTTGTTTCACTCAAAAAAAAAAAAAAAAAGACTTGTTGATCGATGAGGTTAATTTATGAAGAAAAAAATTGTTACTTAATATCTTAATAAATACTCCTACTACTAAAATACAAATCATGGATTTGGTGATTAGAATATAATTAACTAATTGATTTGAAGGTTGACTCTCTTCAACCAATACACTTACATATCAGTGTATCAACCATGCAACGTACACGTAAAGTTGAATTCAGGTCATGAATGCCCTTAGTCATTAAACATCTTTAAATCATATTTTCCGTCAATGCATTGTTAATTAATATTATGATTCCAACTGCAGCTCATATATTCATGCATAATACAACTGTTATAATGCTAACTACAATATAAAATTTTGAATTCTTTGTTCAGAAGTAAACAAAATATTTTTAGAAAGGGAAAGAAATATTGAGATGACACCCATGTTTATACTCCGCCTGTTTAGAGTCATTCTAACATTTTTTTTTTGTTACACAAAAAAAATGTCACTTTACAATTTCAATGCAAATTATATTTACTTTCAACCGAAAATTGCATTGATTTTATAAATAATTTTATTTATCTCAAATACTATTGGTCAGAGATGTGTAATTAATAACAATTTACATATATTTCACTAACTTTTTTAGTCTGTGCGAAAAATGTGACACTTGTTTAGAAACTTACGGAGTATTCTTTATTCGTATCATATAAAACATAAACTTATAAGACAAAGATTAACTCAGCGAAGTATCTTATCGTTGATATATATAGATAATTTACTTACCATAATCTGTACAATTAGTTGGCTAAAAAGGAAACGAATGCAACTTGAAGATTTTTGTTTCCTTCATAGATTATATGATGAAGAAGCTATATGATATTTAACAATGGCTTCAACTGTTAACACAGAACGGTCACAAACAAACAAAAAGACTACCGACAAAATAAAAGATATCAAAAAGACAAATTATCTTTTGCCACATTCTTGTCTCAATCTTCCTCTTCTTTCCTCCCAATCTCTTTGACTAGCTTCGGTTCAGTTTCCGGTGATCACCAACCGGATCTGGTTCAAGAAAGAATCTCGTCGACAATATCAACAAGCATTCTCTCTCAAGCAACTCTGTCTCCTCCTTTTCTTCAGTTTTGATTGCTGCTTTACTTACTTTTAGCTCCAAGGATGGCCATTGCATTAGTTTCCTTGTAATTTGGAGAGTTTTCTCATAGAACTTGAGATCTGTTTTTGGTTGGTGAGATTGTTAATGCGTTGAGAATTGTCGGTTCATAAACTCAGAGATTATGAGAATGCGGTCGTGTTAATCCGGAAATTGTGGTTGACTTGAGTGAGAGAGATTCTTGATTTTTTCGAGGAGTAATAATAATAAATGTTTCCCCTGGTTTTGCGTGGTGATGATTACACTTACCTTGACTTAATGATCTGATTAGTCTTCTTATAGAGACTTAAAGCGTGGAATCTATTTGATGAACCACCTCTTAGAGATGAAGGTTAAGTTTCTAGGAGAAACCAAGATTGACAAGTTCAAGAACTCCTTGGTTTCCAGGTCTCGTATGAGCCTATGGATGATTCGGGTTATGACCATATTGCTGATATGGAGTTGTTTTGTTCATTTGGTTGCTTTGGGTGGGATGTGGGGACCAAGGTTGCTGAAAGGCTGGCCTTGTTGGCTCAGCCACCATGAGTTCCCAATGGCTGCACAAGAAATGGCTTCTCTTCCAATGAAAATAGCCCTCCCTCCTAAAAGTAAGCATGTTTTCTTTCTGGTTACTTATACCAATGTTTATACCTTTGTGTACTCTTTGTTTTCACTCAGGGATATATCAGAACAATGGTTATCTTATGGTTTCTTGCAATGGAGGACTCAACCAAATGCGAGCTGCGGTAAACATCAGAACTAATCTGTTTGCTTTGTCAAAGGATCCTTATCAAAAATGAATTTACATTTCTTAATACTTAGATATGACTTTTGAACTCTGCTTTCTTTTTTTCAGATATGTGATATGGTCACTATTGCAAGGTACATGAATGTCACACTTATTGTCCCAGAGCTTGACAAGGCCTCTTTCTGGAATGATCCTAGGTTATCATTTCCATCCATTTCACTCAGAGCTTCTTTCTGAATTACTTATTTTTCATAATTGATAACCTCTCTTAAAGTTATTGATCGGATTCTCATGTTGACAGTGAATTCAAAGACATATTTGATGTGGACCACTTCATAACTTGTTTGAGAGATGAGGTTCGTATACTCAAAGCGGTTCCTCCAAGGCTTAGGAGAAGGGTCGAGCTCGGTGTGTACCACACCATGCCTCCTGTTAGCTGGTCTAACATGTCCTACTACCAAGACCAGGTTCTTTCCTCGGTCACACTAGGAGTTCAATAATATAAATTTTATATGATTAGTCTTCTACAGTGTTCAAAAAATCATTAGGCGGTAGTTAGGCGTCTTAGAGAGAATTATGGTCCAACATGTTCGATTTTTTGAACTACTAGACCGATTTTTTAAAAATTAAAACAAATGTTTCGTTCAAACCCGGTTTGACCGGTTCTTAGAACACTTGTCTTCTATATACCCAAGTGGTTTCTTTCTCATAGCTTCTTGTACTTGATCCTTTGGAAACAGATTCTTCCGTTGGTGAAGAAGCACAAGGTCTTACAACTGAACAAAACAGATACTCGACTTGCCAATAACGAACTTCCTGTCGAGGTTCAGAAGCTGAGATGCAGAGTAAATTTCAACGGGCTTAGGTTCACTCCAAAGATTGAGGAACTAGGTAGAAGAGTAGTCAAGATTCTGAGGGAGAAAGGTCCCTTTCTGGTTCTCCATCTCAGATACGAAATGGACATGTTGGCATTCTCTGGTTGCTCTCACGGTTGCAACCGCTACGAAGAGGAAGAGCTCACAAGAATGAGGTTAGCCAAGACCATCTCAAGAATTGTATCATCTCATCTTGATCTTGATGTAATCATTATTTTTTCATTGCTTAGATATGCTTATCCATGGTGGAAAGAGAAAGTAATAAACTCCGAGTTGAAGAGGAAAGAAGGTCTTTGCCCATTAACTCCGGAAGAAACAGCTCTTACACTATCCGCATTGGGCATTGACCGTAACGTTCAGATTTACATAGCGGCTGGAGAGATATACGGTGGTAGAAGACGGTTAAAGGCTTTAACAGATGTTTTTCCAAATGTGGTTAGTATCAAAAAAGTCTGAAAGGTTCACTCAATAGTGTCAGTACGTAACTGATGATGATCTTTGATGATGAAACCAGGTCAGGAAAGAAACTCTGCTGGATTCGTCTGATCTGAGTTTCTGTCAGAACCGTTCTTCTCAAATGGCTGCTCTTGATTATCTCATCGCTCTAGAAAGTGATATATTCGTTCCTACTTATTATGGGAACATGGCCAAAGTTGTGGAAGGTCATCGCAGGTGAATCATTATCAATTTATCACTGTTGTACTCTAAAGAAAATATAATGTTTCTTTTATCAATGACTAATATATGCACTTAATTCCTCATCCTCAGGTTCTTGGGGTTCAAGAAAACGATTGAGCTAAAGAGGAAGTTCTTGGTTGATCTAATAGATGAATACTATGAAGGACTGTTGAGCTGGGAAGTGTTTTCGACCAGGCTGAAGGCCTCTCACGGTACAAGAATGGGAGGTCCCAAGAAGCGGCTTGTGATTCCGAGTAAACCTAAAGAAGAAAACTACTTCTATGCTAATCCATATGAATGTCTTCAGCTATTACGTGAGAGTAATGGCACTTCACTTAAAGAAACAATGTGATCTGATCCACACCATTGTCGATGGAGATCTTGGAGCCGAGATCTTTGGATTGTATATCAATCTGGAAGATGGGGTTTAAAAGGTGACCAATCACCCCCAATGAGACGTTATTTGAGGTTCTTTGGTGTACAGCGACTTTCTGAAGAGCTATCAATGTTTTGAGGGAAGTGTAAGAAAATAAATGCTTTACCCACAAGATAGTATGATATGTAGAAGTCATCTCATTATGCATTTTACAAACAAATGTTACAGTTTCTATTATAATATATGAGCCTTTTTTAGCAACAAATGTTACAGTTTCTATTCTAGTATCATATGTAGAAGTCCCCTCATTATGCATTTTACAAAAAAAATGTTACAGTCTCTATTCTAATATATGAGCCTTCTAATATATGAGCTAAAGTAAGGGAATACATAGTTTGAAGCAAAATAAAAGGGTAACAAAACATTATTTTTAAAAAGCATATATTTTTATATATACATATATAGGCCTGGTTAACGTTGTCTTCTCACATAATGAACTTCTAATTAAGTTTCTTAAACTACTTAAATGACCATCAATTATGGATTGGGCTCCTTTTCCTTCCTTTCATACGTGAAGAATAATCGCCTCTCATTAGATTATCGATCTCTTTTGCTGAATCTGTTGACGGTAACCTTTTGTTGATCTTTTCTTTGTTCCAGACTCGATAGGTTTTGAACTTTTTAACTGCCAGAAAACATATATGATTATATATAAGGAAACATGCTTATATGAATCTTCCTCACTCATATTTGTATTTTTCACGACTATATTTTCACAATTAACAATAAGATATTGTAGCTATTGATTAATGTGCATGTGTACCTTTCGTCCCATCAAGAGAGGTTCACTTCGGCTCACCATAAGACCATAATCTTCATATTTGGATCCACCTACATCTATGTTTCCACCTGTAAGTTCTCAAAGACTACAACATCATCAGCATCACATGGTTATGTACTCATACGCTTAGGTATACTGAGAAGACAAACACATGCATGATGTATTGTAGACATCAATACACACAGACATACACACACACATAAATAGATGATTACCATCGTCATAACAAACAACGCACAAATATATATACAGAACACACATTATATAAAACCTAGCTACATATATCATCTTCATCATTAGGAAGGGACGCCACAGACACATTTAACATCTCCTAAAGATATATGTAGACACACATGAAGATGATCTAATAAGAAGAGAAAAAAAACAGAGGAGAAAACTAAGAGTTTGTCATGTACAGACCTTGAAGCGCATGATGAAGATTCATCATCATCATGAGGACGAGAAACCCTACAACGAGTGTGATTAACTTTGCGTTTGTGTTCTTCATGTCGTTTGCCTTTGACAATATTAAGGAAGCGATTAGTATTTTAGTTGATGTGAGTGAAGCTCATTTATAAGAGTTATCTGTCTATACTTATGTATAAAAAAAATTTAAACCGGAAAAAGGCACACTCATCATCGGTAATTGTTAATGCTAGTGTGAAATAAATAAAATGTTCCAGCAGTATACATTTGAACGATGTATAGGTCAAACCATTTTTTTTTTAATTATCAAAGTAAATAACTCAACAATTTTTTTGCCATCTCTATCCAAATAAGCTGGTTTCACGATACTTTGGTAATTGAGTCTTGCGATTGTCTCACAGCTCTAGCGCCAAACGATCATACAGTTCAGATTATATTATTTCATTCAGATAGGATACTAGCTATAATATACTCAACTTGTCTTGTGTATCAACCTTTTCTTATGAAAATAACTTTATATATATAGGAATGAAATATTGTAAAATTTTGTCAAAAAAATAAAATAAAAGGAATATTGTAAATTTATGTAGATCAAACATCCATATTTCCGAATGGGAAAATAGAAAATAAAGAACTTAGAGCATTAGCATCGGTCCATATTTTTAAGAGAGTATCTTTAGATATTTATTTTAATTTCTTAAACATAAAAGAGGGTTAGACCAATTAAAAGAACATATAGATAAAAAGTACTTCAAAGTCTTTTCCCGGAGAGACGATTCTGAGCATTTAACACTTTTTCTCTCTTTTTCAGTTTTTTTATTAATTATTTTAAACACAAGAGATTTAACGAGAAACTGCTATTAGTGGTCAAGAAAGTTGGTACCGACATGGAGTATATAAACCGAAAGGACAAAAATATTCTTGAAGAAATCGAGGAGGCATGGCATGGAGAAGCTTTCATGAGTTTAAGTGCCCTAAAGTACAAGTAGTTTGAGTTAATATTTTGACATTACCTTTCTTTAGCAAAAGAAAAAAAGTAGTTTAAGTTAATGTTATACATTTGCTTATTGCTTGGGGTTTCTAAATGAAGCCCTTTTATAATTCCAAAAATCTTTTTTAACCATGGATTTGCTAAAAATGCTTTGTGTGTGTATACTTAGCTAAATTTGAGCCAAAAAGTCTACTATATTAGTTTTTATGTTTACGAAGAATTTGATACTATATTCTTTTTGAGACACGAGGGCGGGTCCTCCGATTCAATCCTTGTGGCTTTGTCGTAGTCGTAGGTGTGGATGCCACTTTAAAGTTTAAACAAAAAAAACGTTAAATTTTTGGGGTTTTACTTGGAAAATTGGTGTAAAAGATTCATAAATATTTTAGAAAAAGGATTACTAGATGAGAAATCCAATATCTGGGCTTATGGTGCCTAGTGGGGCATTCAAATACTTAGAGGCCCATTATTATAGGCACATTTTTAGTCATGTTGCTGAACTTTGCTAAACATATGGTGGAGACCACTGCTCCTAAGCAACTGAGCTCAAGTCAACTAATATCAAGCATAGTTTAAGCCTTGGTTTAGTATCAATTCATATTCAAACTTTCTTGTCAACAAATTAGGAAGCAGACTATAACACCAGACTAAAGGAATACTATATGATTTTATTATTGAAACAAAGACAAAAAGCTCAGAGGAAGATTTGTCTCGGATCTTAAATAGAACTACACCATCATCACTATTTTAATAAACTCCGGCGACTTAACTGAAGAATCGCCGGAAAATGAGATAAAACAAAACAGGGAAGGAAGGGAGGAAGATAGATGATGATAGGTTTGAGCTAAAAAAACCAAAACTGCGGTGTGCTCAAGCTTTAGTGGCCGGGTTAAGCTCATCCCAAGCTTCAATCCAAGTGACCATAGCATCAGCAAGCTTGTCAAAGTAAGGATCAATGGGGCTAAGCTTCTCCTTCACCAACTTTGACAGCTCCAAGTAGCATTGTTGAACCGTCACAGCTTCTTTCGAGAGCTTTGCGCTCTGGAAGAAAGGAATAATGTCCTCCTGCCAGAAAATTCCTTTGTACTCTTTCTTCAGGTTCACAAACGGGTTGCTTGCCTTGCTGTGGTATATGTAGGGAAGACCCGTCTTCACTCCCAATCCCAAATGGTCACAGATCACCTGCAAAAATACAGACCATTAAGAAACCGCAAAAACTATGTAGGAGAGTGGGGAAGTAAGTAAGTACCTTGACACACCATCCAGCCCACATATCGTCGTAGCGACCAATGGGCTGACCATCACCCATGAGACCAAAGTACATAGCTGGGCCAATGAGATCACGGTCAAAGGCCAAGTTCATGCCACACATTGGGAAAAGTGTTCCCTTTGGGATGGTCATGACAGCATCCACATACCTTCACAGTGATGGCCATGTAAGCATTATTAGCTAATTAAAATATCGAAAAAATGTAGGAAAAAAAAAGATGGTAAAAGTAGTAGTAGTACCTTGTGTTTCTTTCCTTAGGCTTGACGAGTTGAGTTGGGGCGTCGTAATCAGGGATGTTGAGCCAGAGACCGTGCGACACAGCAGTGGAAACACCCTCACGGAGACTGAAAGGGTATCCACGGACGAAGTCAGCACCTTCACGGTAGGGATCGTACAAGGTGTTGAAGAAAAACGGAGAGGATGGGCAGAGAAGGTTCTTGATGTGTTGCTCAAGTGCGTTCACTGCTTTTCCAGATGGATCCTTGGCAACCTATATAAACACATGACAACAAACACAATAATATATTAAAAATTAACAAAACATTATTCAAACCACCACATTAACATTATGACAGCAACATCAATGCTACACTCATGGCGTAACTGAAAAAATCAATTCTTGGACACAAGCCCCACGGTTCCTTAAAGTGTTTCAGGAGAATGACATGCAAGATTCTTGTGAACTTAAACTGTTACGACATTAAGATAGATTGATCCAACAACAATGTCATCACTAGAATCACCAAAACATAAGAGATCATGATCACTGAGTTAGACTATACAATTGAAGTTCAGACAAAAAACAGATCGATCACAA
Coding sequences within:
- the LOC106292437 gene encoding uncharacterized protein At1g04910 yields the protein MNHLLEMKVKFLGETKIDKFKNSLVSRSRMSLWMIRVMTILLIWSCFVHLVALGGMWGPRLLKGWPCWLSHHEFPMAAQEMASLPMKIALPPKRIYQNNGYLMVSCNGGLNQMRAAICDMVTIARYMNVTLIVPELDKASFWNDPSEFKDIFDVDHFITCLRDEVRILKAVPPRLRRRVELGVYHTMPPVSWSNMSYYQDQILPLVKKHKVLQLNKTDTRLANNELPVEVQKLRCRVNFNGLRFTPKIEELGRRVVKILREKGPFLVLHLRYEMDMLAFSGCSHGCNRYEEEELTRMRYAYPWWKEKVINSELKRKEGLCPLTPEETALTLSALGIDRNVQIYIAAGEIYGGRRRLKALTDVFPNVVRKETLLDSSDLSFCQNRSSQMAALDYLIALESDIFVPTYYGNMAKVVEGHRRFLGFKKTIELKRKFLVDLIDEYYEGLLSWEVFSTRLKASHGTRMGGPKKRLVIPSKPKEENYFYANPYECLQLLRESNGTSLKETM
- the LOC106343827 gene encoding UDP-arabinopyranose mutase 1, with amino-acid sequence MVEPANTVGIPLNHTALLKDELDIVIPTIRNLDFLEMWRPFLQPYHLIIVQDGDPSKTIAVPEGFDYELYNRNDINRILGPKASCISFKDSACRCFGYMVSKKKYIFTIDDDCFVAKDPSGKAVNALEQHIKNLLCPSSPFFFNTLYDPYREGADFVRGYPFSLREGVSTAVSHGLWLNIPDYDAPTQLVKPKERNTRYVDAVMTIPKGTLFPMCGMNLAFDRDLIGPAMYFGLMGDGQPIGRYDDMWAGWCVKVICDHLGLGVKTGLPYIYHSKASNPFVNLKKEYKGIFWQEDIIPFFQSAKLSKEAVTVQQCYLELSKLVKEKLSPIDPYFDKLADAMVTWIEAWDELNPATKA